In Pieris rapae chromosome 24, ilPieRapa1.1, whole genome shotgun sequence, a single window of DNA contains:
- the LOC111000758 gene encoding probable C-mannosyltransferase DPY19L1 — protein sequence MEETIERPKETKFFFAFISTIKAFILIFIIFIVSYLHSKYVSFLFENDRNFSYLSDLEREMSFRTEMGFYYSYYKTIVEEKPFVAGISKLMYDRIVEYPKEVNAFNRFNIHPEVLVGALYRYLEPWLNTSTYRQCHMVDRGEGHDPVQSCVGLGHPIFFYLEAVWIFAGVNVAALFLHAMELSESYLGGCLAVLQYFANHAECTRVQWAPNERENFAGPLLLLQTYLLTIQIHDKRNTIQLQIGILILNCLCLLFWQFTQFIFLTQIAIFFLMEQLRVIDTRQLSILLHSHYCGLHMAILLLQGNEMLKSSLYACLFLVVSTYCLFFSGLRIKVQNRFDFFVESWLVVLRVSIVICGSISLKKIISDFLEVEEDTHVWEILFSKFTDYKSFHTLMYTCSEVFDFLPFSSIRNMIKTFLIPYVLFGVVNAVYFWINKREIENVGKGIEENRLIDDEDSGIENNETNIRKEDTDLDVLDKKIDNTEKDNLIQFLSGLSMDAAVFYNISQMVVYGVMAALVMRLKLLFTTQMCLMSSLVFKKKYYIYPHSVMKYLILILLVGIIPMMCSLVNNVSKEMSHMGEFSDYNQEELLLWLGQQGPGAVAGSMPLLATIMLTTKRPIVAHPHYEHLEARQRAYTVYKMYGRFSPHELYQELSKLRATYLVVETKYCYGRSSKGCSLTEIWDLESPINRESPPLCDTLLTTTVDHFYPLFRNAHYAVFRIHDLSVRYMPRSFDT from the exons ATGGAAGAAACTATAGAAAGACCAAAGGAAACGAAGTTTTTCTTTGCATTTATTAGCACtataaaagcctttattttaatattcatta TATTTATAGTGAGTTACTTGCACTCCAAATATGtcagttttttatttgaaaatgacaGAAATTTCTCATACCTCTCTGACTTGGAGCGAGAAATGTCCTTCCGCACAGAAATGGGATTCTATTACTCATACTATAAGACAATTGTGGAGGAGAAACCATTTGTTGCTGGCATTTCTAAGTTGATGTATGATCGAATTGTCGAGTATCCAAAGGAAGTAAATGCctttaatagatttaatatacACCCAGAG GTCCTGGTAGGAGCTTTATACCGTTATTTAGAGCCATGGCTCAATACATCTACATATCGCCAGTGCCACATGGTAGACCGTGGAGAAGGCCACGATCCTGTGCAAAGCTGTGTTGGTTTGGGACAcccaattttcttttatttggaGGCTGTGTGGATCTTTGCTGGAGTCAATGTTGCAGCATTGTTTTTACATGCTATGGAATTAAG TGAAAGCTACCTTGGTGGTTGTCTAGCTGTTCTACAATACTTTGCCAATCACGCAGAATGTACAAGGGTCCAATGGGCACCAAATGAGAGGGAGAATTTTGCTGGGCCCTTACTCTTGTTACAGACTTATTTGCTGACCATACAAATACATGACAAACGGAATACTATACAGCTACAG atTGGAATCTTAATACTGAATTGCCTCTGTCTCTTGTTTTGGCAATTCACACAATTCATATTTCTTACCCAAATTGCCATATTCTTTTTGATGGAACAGTTGAGAGTTATAGATACACGGCAACTTTCTATTTTACTACACTCTCACTATTGTGGATTACATATGGCAATACTTTTACTCCAAGGGAATGAAATGTTAAAATCATCGTTATATGCTTGCCTTTTTCTAGTAGTTTCTACATATTGTCTATTCTTTAGTGGCCTTCGTATAAAGGTCCAAAATAGATTTGACTTTTTTGTAGAGTCGTGGCTAGTTGTACTTAGAGTGTCTATTGTTATTTGTGGTTCGATatcattgaaaaaaataattagtgacTTCCTTGAAGTGGAAGAGGACACACATGTCTGGGagattctattttcaaaattcacAGATTATAAATCATTCCATACATTGATGTATACTTGTTCGGAAGTTTTTGACTTCCTGCCATTCAGTTCTATCagaaatatgattaaaacctttttaattcCGTATGTGTTATTTGGAGTTGTTAACGCGGTATACTTTTGGATTAATAAGAGAGAGATAGAAAATGTTGGTAAGGGGATAGAAGAGAATAGACTGATCGACGACGAGGACAGCGGAATTGAGAATAATGAAACGAATATTCGAAAAGAGGACACAGATTTGGATGTTTTAGATAAGAAAATAGATAATACAGAGAAGGataatttgatacaatttctcTCTGGTTTGTCTATGGACGCTGCggtattctataatatatcgCAGATGGTTGTCTATGGTGTTATGGCAGCGTTAGTGATGCGACTCAAGCTGCTATTTACGACGCAAATGTGCTTGATGTCATCTTTGGTGTTCaagaaaaagtattatat CTACCCACATTCcgttatgaaatatttaatactaatattgcTTGTGGGTATTATTCCTATGATGTGCAGTCTAGTCAACAATGTCAGTAAGGAGATGTCTCATATGg GTGAATTTAGTGATTACAACCAAGAAGAACTACTGCTGTGGTTAGGGCAGCAAGGTCCCGGGGCGGTAGCGGGTTCGATGCCTCTCCTCGCCACGATAATGCTCACAACAAAAAGGCCTATAGTTGCGCATCCTCACTACGAACATTTGGAAGCGAG acAGCGTGCGTACACAGTATACAAGATGTACGGCCGTTTTTCTCCGCACGAGCTCTACCAGGAGTTGAGCAAACTTCGCGCTACTTACCTCGTCGTTGAGACCAAGTACTGTTATGGAAGGAGCAG cAAAGGATGCTCTCTAACCGAGATATGGGACTTGGAGTCTCCGATAAACCGGGAATCGCCGCCCCTTTGCGACACTCTTCTAACAACGACGGTAGACCATTTCTACCCTCTTTTTCGAAATGCGCACTACGCCGTTTTCAGAATACATGACCTAAGCGTGag gtATATGCCAAGGAGTTTTGACACTTGA